A stretch of DNA from Geminocystis sp. M7585_C2015_104:
CCCTGGCATGCCCCCATTAATAGTGATAGGCACAATGACGATACCACTACTTTTGTTAGCATCGGTTGTGGTTTTTTCATCCTATATCCCCATATTTGCCCTATTGTTTCTTATCCCCAATTATTTTTTTACCCCTCTCCTCATCTCCCATTTTACCCCTAACCCCTAATCCCTATTCCCTAACCCCCACCCCGAGGGGGGGATGAAGTTTAGGAAAATTGTCTCACCGGAATATCTTGATTACTGTTGTCAAAATCGGTGGCAACGGGCTCAAGACGGTCTACAAAAAGGATACCATTGAGATGGTCTATTTCATGTTGGATAATCCTGGCAACAAAATCGGAATACTGTCGACGGTGGAATTTACCATCACGAGTATAATACTCTACTTCTATTTCCCGATGACGAGACACATCTCCCCTTTTGCCTCTCACGCTGAGACAACCCTCATTCCCCCTTACCATTTCCTGGGAATGGGAGACAATACGAGGGTTTATCATGGCTAGTGGCGACATCAAAGGCGCGTCGGGATAACGGGGATTGGGATGGGAAGCCACAATAATTATTCTTTCAGATATCCCCACCTGTGGCGCAGCTATTCCTACCCCATTGACTGATAGGGTAAGGCTGATTAAATCGTCAATTAGCTTTTGAATCCTTTCATTTTCAATATCACTAACCTCTTTGGCTACCTGTCTGAGGATGGGATTGCCTATTTGTATTATTTCTAAAACCATCAGACTGTTTCCTC
This window harbors:
- the def gene encoding peptide deformylase, whose protein sequence is MVLEIIQIGNPILRQVAKEVSDIENERIQKLIDDLISLTLSVNGVGIAAPQVGISERIIIVASHPNPRYPDAPLMSPLAMINPRIVSHSQEMVRGNEGCLSVRGKRGDVSRHREIEVEYYTRDGKFHRRQYSDFVARIIQHEIDHLNGILFVDRLEPVATDFDNSNQDIPVRQFS